In one Cervus elaphus chromosome 9, mCerEla1.1, whole genome shotgun sequence genomic region, the following are encoded:
- the LOC122699717 gene encoding small integral membrane protein 24-like, protein MGRFWTTPGQLYLLATLVPRLVQAQPLAQRKSWLVGLGAALALLFLIFVLTLVYAVWCRESQDSSEEKEEETVRKEKGDDDWGLELEEIEGPPNHEAMASSST, encoded by the exons ATGGGTAGATTCTGGACGACCCCCGGTCAACTCTATCTTCTCGCAACTCTGGTCCCAAGGCTGGTGCAGGCCCAACCCC TGGCCCAGCGGAAGTCGTGGCTCGTGGGGCTAGGGGCTGCGCTGGCCTTGCTCTTCCTCATCTTTGTCCTCACCTTGGTCTATGCCGTCTGGTGCCGGGAGTCCCAGGACAG CagtgaagagaaggaagaggagactgtgagaaaggaaaagggagatgACGACTGGGGGCTGGAACTGGAGGAGATAGAGGGGCCTCCGAACCATGAAGCAATGGCAAGTTCCTCCACATGA
- the LOC122699716 gene encoding small integral membrane protein 24-like, with translation MGTLGILLLLMGLLLSPAEAQKEHRLKPWLVGLAAVVGFLFIVFILMLANRLWCSKARAEDEEKPTFRMNPNPYEEVDLRKEHKKGKKEKDEKAEEKKAGQGEKAKTKGKRNFGLELEENEEGRDYEKVKNTAM, from the exons ATGGGGACCTTAGGGATCCTGCTTCTGCTCATGGGTCTGCTCCTGTCGCCAGCTGAGGCCCAGAAGG agCACCGTTTAAAGCCCTGGCTGGTGGGCCTGGCTGCGGTCGTGGGGTTCCTGTTCATTGTCTTCATCCTCATGTTGGCCAACCGCCTCTGGTGCTCCAAAGCAAG AGCTGAGGATGAAGAGAAGCCCACATTCAGGATGAATCCCAACCCATATGAGGAGGTGGATCTGAG AAAAGAAcacaagaaagggaagaaagagaaggacgAAAAGGCCGAGGAGAAAAAAGCTGGGCAGGGGGAAAAGGCCAAGAcgaaaggaaagagaaacttcGGGCTGGAGCTAGAGGAAAATGAGGAGGGCAGGGACTATGAGAAAGTCAAGAACACGGCCATGTGA
- the DOHH gene encoding deoxyhypusine hydroxylase, with translation MVTEQEVEAVGQTLVDPQQPLQARFRALFTLRGLGGPVAIAWISRAFDDDSALLKHELAYCLGQMQDRRAIPMLLDVLRDTRQEPMVRHEAGEALGAIGDPEVLEILKQYSTDPVVEVAETCQLAVRRLEWLQQHKGESAVRGPYLSVDPAPPAEERDLGRLREALLDEARPLFDRYRAMFALRDAGGKEAALALAEGLRCGSALFRHEIGYVLGQMQQEAAVPQLAAALARPTESPMVRHECAEALGAIARPACLAALRAHVADPERVVRESCEVALDMYAHETGSTFQYADGLERLRSPLS, from the exons ATGGTGACAGAGCAGGAGGTGGAGGCAGTGGGGCAGACACTGGTTGACCCCCAGCAGCCCCTGCAGGCCCGCTTCCGGGCACTGTTCACACTGCGTGGGCTCGGGGGTCCAGTGGCCATTGCCTGGATCAGCCGGGCCTTCGATGATGACTCAGCCCTGCTCAAGCATGAGCTGGCCTACTGCCTGGGCCAAATGCAGGACCGGCGGGCCATCCCCATGCTGCTGGACGTGCTGCGGGACACCCGCCAGGAGCCCATGGTGCGCCACGAGGCAG GGGAGGCCCTGGGGGCCATTGGGGACCCAGAGGTGCTGGAGATCCTGAAGCAGTACTCTACTGACCCTGTCGTCGAG GTGGCCGAGACATGCCAGCTGGCTGTCCGGCGGCTGGAGTGGCTGCAGCAGCACAAGGGGGAGTCAGCGGTCCGGGGGCCCTACCTGTCTGTGGACCCGGCCCCGCCCGCTGAGGAGCGCGACCTGGGGCGGCTGCGGGAGGCGCTGCTGGACGAGGCCCGGCCACTGTTCGACCGATACCGAGCCATGTTCGCCCTGCGCGACGCCGGAGGCAAGGAGGCCGCCCTGGCACTGGCCGAAG GTCTGCGCTGCGGCAGCGCCCTCTTCCGCCATGAGATCGGCTACGTTCTGGGCCAAATGCAGCAGGAGGCGGCAGTGCCCCAGCTGGCGGCAGCCCTGGCGCGGCCCACCGAGAGCCCCATGGTACGACATGAGTGCGCCGAGGCCCTGGGGGCCATCGCCCGGCCTGCCTGCCTGGCCGCCCTGCGGGCCCACGTGGCCGACCCTGAGCGTGTGGTGCGGGAGAGCTGCGAGGTGGCCCTGGACATGTACGCGCACGAGACGGGGTCGACCTTCCAGTATGCGGACGGCCTGGAGCGGCTGCGCTCACCCCTCTCCTAG